CTTGACACCTCCGTCGCCGTCGCGTGGATGCGCGACAAGGGCGCGGTCCCGTGCACCTACACCGCCGACATCGGCCAGTACGACGAGCCCGACATCTCCGGCGTCCCCGGCCGGGCCAAGGAGTACGGCGCCGAGATCGCCCGTGCCGTCGACTGCCGCACCCAGCTGGTCGAGGAGGGCTTCGCCGCGATCGCCTGCGGCGCCTTCCACATCCGCTCGGGCGGGCGCACCTACTTCAACACCACGCCGCTGGGCCGCGCGGTCACCGGCACGATGCTGGTGCGCGCCATGCACGAGGACGGCGTCGACATCTGGGGCGACGGCTCGACCTTCAAGGGCAACGACATCGAGCGGTTCTACCGGTACGGGCTGCTGGCCAACCCAGACCTGCGCATCTACAAGCCCTGGCTCGACGCCGACTTCGTCCACGAGCTCGGCGGGCGCGACGAGATGAGCCAGTGGCTCACCGAGCACGGCCTGCCCTACCGCGACTCCAAGGAGAAGGCCTACTCCACCGACGCCAACATCTGGGGCGCCACCCACGAGGCCAAGACCCTCGAGCACCTCGACACCTCCCTCGAGGTGGTCGAGCCGATCATGGGCGTGAAGTTCTGGGACCCCGAGGTGGAGATCCCCACCGAGGACGTCACCATCAGCTACGAGGCCGGCCGCCCGGTCGCCATCAACGGGGTGCGCTTCGACGACCCGGTCGCGCTGGTGCACGAGGCGAACGCCATCGGTGGTCGCCACGGCCTGGGCATGTCCGACCAGATCGAGAACCGCATCATCGAGGCGAAGTCGCGCGGCATCTACGAGGCGCCGGGCATGGCGCTGCTGTGGATCGCCTACGAGCGGCTGCTCAACGCGATCCACAACGAGGACACGATCGCCTCCTTCCACAACGACGGCCGCCGCCTGGGCCGGCTGATGTACGAGGGCCGCTGGCTCGACCCGCAGGCGCTGATGATCCGCGAGGCGATGCAGCGCTGGGTGGCCTCGCTGGTCACCGGTGAGGTGGTGCTGCGGCTGCGCCGGGGCGAGGACTACACGATCGTCTCCACCGACGGCCCGTCGTTCTCCTACCACCCCGACAAGCTGTCGATGGAGCGCACCGAGAACGCCGCGTTCGGCCCGCTCGACCGGATCGGGCAGCTCACGATGCGCAACCTCGACATCGCCGACAGCCGCGCCAAGCTCGAGCTGTACGCCGACCAGCCGCTCGACCAGGGCCAGGTGCTGGTCGAGAACGGCACGCTCTACGGCGAGATCGAGCCCGGCGGCTACGACCGGATCACCCAGAACCCGCGCTCGGCCGACGAGATCGACGACGAGGCGCTCGACGCCGCCGCGATGGAGTCCGGCACCGACTGATGGGTGCTTGCTGATGGACCCCGTGCTCCGCGCGACCGCCCGGGTGCTCCCGGTCAGCCCGGTGGGCGAGTGCCTGCTGCTGCTCGACCAGGACCCCGGGCGGCCGGGGGAGCTGCGCTGGGGCACCATCGGCGGCGCGCTCGACCCGGGGGAGGACCACGTCGCCGCCGCCCTGCGCGAGCTGCGCGAGGAGACCGGCGTGGTGGTCCCCGCGCAGGCGCTGGTGGGTCCCTTCCACCGCGACCGGCGCCACTTCACCTACGACGGCCGGGCGTTCATCGGCGACTCGACCTTCTTCGCGCTGCACCTGGAGCGCGAGGTCTCGATCACCTTCGAGCACCTCGAGCCGGGGGAGGTCGGCAACGTCATGGAGGCCCGGTGGTGGACGCCGCAGGGCGTCGCCGCCGACGGGCGGCTCGTGGCCCCCGACCTGCCTGAGATCATGAGCGCCGCGATCGACGCGGCGAGAGGAGCAGCACCAGCATGACGAAGCAGGATGCGACCAACACCGGCAAGCTCTGGGGTGGCCGCTTCGCCGGGGGCCCCTCGCCGGAGCTCGAGGCGCTCTCGCGCTCGACGCACTTCGACTGGCGGCTCACGCCCTACGACCTGGCCGGGTCGCGGGCCCACGCCAACGCGCTGCACCGCGCCGGGCTGCTCACCGACGCCGACCACGCCGAGCTGCTGCGCGGCCTCGGGGTGCTGGGGGAGCGGTACGCCGCCGGCGACCTGCGCCCCGACCCCTCCGACGAGGACGTCCACGGTGCGCTCGAGCGGCTGCTGCTCGAGGAGGTCGGCCCCGACGTGGGCGGTCGACTGCGGGCCGGGCGCTCGCGCAACGACCAGATCGCGACGCTCTTCAAGGTCTTCCTGCGCGACCACGCCCGGGTCGTGGCCGGCCAGGTCCTCGACCTGGTCGACGCGCTGGCCCAGCAGGCCCGCACGCACCTGGGCGACGGCGGCACGGAGCCGACGATCATGCCCGGGCGCACGCACCTGCAGCACGCCCAGCCGGTGCTGCTGTCCCACCACCTGATGGCGCACGCCTGGCCGCTGCTGCGCGACGTCGACCGGCTGGCCGACTGGGACGCGCGCGTGGCCGGCGACTCGCCGTACGGCTCGGGTGCGCTGGCGGGGCAGAGCCTGGGCCTCGACCCGACCCTCGTGGCCGCCGAGCTCGGGTTCACCGGCTCCAGCGCCAACTCCATCGACGGCACGTCGGCGCGTGACTTCGTGGCCGAGCTGGCCTTCGTCGCCGCCCAGGTCGGCATCGACGTGAGCCGGCTGGCCGAGGAGGTCATCCTGTGGGCCACCAAGGAGTTCGGGTTCGTGACGCTGCACGACTCCTGGTCGACCGGGTCGAGCATCATGCCGCAGAAGAAGAACCCCGACATCGCCGAGCTGGCACGCGGCAAGGCGGGGCGCCTGGTCGGCAACCTGACCGGCCTGATGGCCACCCTCAAGGCGCTGCCGCTGGCCTACAACCGCGACCTGCAGGAGGA
The Nocardioides marinisabuli genome window above contains:
- a CDS encoding NUDIX hydrolase, whose product is MDPVLRATARVLPVSPVGECLLLLDQDPGRPGELRWGTIGGALDPGEDHVAAALRELREETGVVVPAQALVGPFHRDRRHFTYDGRAFIGDSTFFALHLEREVSITFEHLEPGEVGNVMEARWWTPQGVAADGRLVAPDLPEIMSAAIDAARGAAPA
- the argG gene encoding argininosuccinate synthase: MSKVLTTLPKGERVGIAFSGGLDTSVAVAWMRDKGAVPCTYTADIGQYDEPDISGVPGRAKEYGAEIARAVDCRTQLVEEGFAAIACGAFHIRSGGRTYFNTTPLGRAVTGTMLVRAMHEDGVDIWGDGSTFKGNDIERFYRYGLLANPDLRIYKPWLDADFVHELGGRDEMSQWLTEHGLPYRDSKEKAYSTDANIWGATHEAKTLEHLDTSLEVVEPIMGVKFWDPEVEIPTEDVTISYEAGRPVAINGVRFDDPVALVHEANAIGGRHGLGMSDQIENRIIEAKSRGIYEAPGMALLWIAYERLLNAIHNEDTIASFHNDGRRLGRLMYEGRWLDPQALMIREAMQRWVASLVTGEVVLRLRRGEDYTIVSTDGPSFSYHPDKLSMERTENAAFGPLDRIGQLTMRNLDIADSRAKLELYADQPLDQGQVLVENGTLYGEIEPGGYDRITQNPRSADEIDDEALDAAAMESGTD
- the argH gene encoding argininosuccinate lyase, which produces MTKQDATNTGKLWGGRFAGGPSPELEALSRSTHFDWRLTPYDLAGSRAHANALHRAGLLTDADHAELLRGLGVLGERYAAGDLRPDPSDEDVHGALERLLLEEVGPDVGGRLRAGRSRNDQIATLFKVFLRDHARVVAGQVLDLVDALAQQARTHLGDGGTEPTIMPGRTHLQHAQPVLLSHHLMAHAWPLLRDVDRLADWDARVAGDSPYGSGALAGQSLGLDPTLVAAELGFTGSSANSIDGTSARDFVAELAFVAAQVGIDVSRLAEEVILWATKEFGFVTLHDSWSTGSSIMPQKKNPDIAELARGKAGRLVGNLTGLMATLKALPLAYNRDLQEDKEPVFDSVYTLEVLLPAFTGMVATLEFDAERTGELAPQGFSLATDVAEWLVRQNVPFRIAHEVAGACVRRCEELGIELNELTDEQFEEISPALTPQVREVLTAPGSVASRDGRGGTAPVRVREQLDELVARAGVLRGRLA